CCGTCACTCCAGCCTACGGCGAGGAACTGCCCTGTCATGGGGTCAATTTCCATGAGCATCGCTTTAATTGAGTGCATGAACTCACCGTCCGGTTTCCACCTCACGGCTTGTGGTTCTGGTGCCTGCTGACCAGTTTTCGCAAATTGGTGGATCTTGGATACGACCTGCTCCCTAGGCCGGTATATCAGAAGATTCTTCCCCGATGCGTCCCAGCTGACTGAGAGATCAACTGTGGGGTTGCTAAAGGGATAGCCATCGGCAACGCGGTGATCGAATCTGGTCTCGCTGTAAGAGCGAAGCTGCATGTTTTTAGCCATGGCGAAGACACGAAGTGATTTGCGATGTCGTTAGAGTGACGCTTGTTCAAAGGACCATAGTTGGGCCCGTGGAGAAAGCTGTCTGCCCCGGCGAAAGCAGTGGGCGATGTTGGGCCAGCTCTAGACCAAGCGTCTGTTGTCTGAAGTGCGAGGTAGTTCATTCAACCGGCTCCATAGAAGATGGCAGTCTCGCGTGTCACACAGAAGGTCAATGTCGACTGCCTTTTTTGAGGTTTACAACTTCTACCGTCTTCCAGGtgctacctaggtaggttACCTGCATGTGTTGCGTTTTGTGGAACTGCAACCGCCGGTTAGTGGATTAGGCACCTAGGCAGTGCATTGCAGTCGCTAATGCATATGAGGTCCACTACAGGCTCGCTATCCACAGCGTCTCCAGAGGTGGGACAGTGGACAAGAGGAAGCAAAGACGAAAGGTCCGAGTGAATGATAAGAATCCGCGAAAGCAGCATCAACAAATGGATAAATATCTTCTTTTGCAGATGCTTTCGCATCCTGATTCTTTCTAAGATACGTTTCATATCATGCAGCCAAACATTATGGCATTTGCCAACGTCGCAAGTCAAACCCCCGCTGATCGGAAACTCCTGGGTTGGTATTTAACAACCGCAACCCCCGACAACTTCACCTCaatctacctaggtaagcTGCTTCCGCAGCCCGTTCTCTATTCAATCAAGAAGTTGTCGGCATTCGACTTGACCTCCTTCGAGAAAGtcacctcctcgtcctcctcaagcAATGAGACCGTGGAGACCTAGTACAATATCAGCATCTGCGATTCTCACATAGTCCATGTACCGCGACTTACATCGACATCGATGAAAGGAGACGTCTTCGAGAACCTAACCGTCATGGGGAAGAAGTCATTCTCATCGTTGGTCTCAGCCTCGAACTCGAACGATCCGGTGGGGTTTTCCTCAGAAACCGTTCCGATGTTCCATTCCAGAGAGTCTCCAGAGACTTCGTACGAGGCATCGAAGCTCGAAACAACTGGCTCGCTGGCCTGGTAGGGAATGATCACACTGACATCCTTGAGCGTGTCGCCACCAGTCAGTTCGTACTCGACTGTCATGTTGTACTTATCCGCATCCTTATTGATCCAGACTGTAAACGTGATAGGGCAGGCGCTGGCATCGTCTGCCTTGGCCGTCGCCCTCCAGCGCAGCACGCCCACTGACTGATTGGTTGGGAAGCCACGGGCAGTGTTGCTCATCTGGATCACCTTGGAGCTGTTAAAGAGGTTCTTGTCGACGTTGGGGTGCGTCCGGAACTGGGCGCCGTGAGACGCGTTGGCCGTCAGGTTCAACTTGACCTTGGTCAAGCTAGGGTCGGAGATGCGAAGACTTAAATCACCAACTATCGCGAGGGAGTTGATGGCACCCTCCCTTGACAGCTTGGCGCTGATGGCCTCGTTAACCACGACGTGAATGGCGTCACGGTCAAGGGTCGAAGAGACGCGAGGCTCTGCCGCAGGCTCGGGAACGTGGGCGGGGGATGGCGTGACAAGAGGTGTGTCGTCCACCTCGGCACCCATCTCGCCTCGGACACGCTCGAACATGTCGGTGGTCTTGGACTTCTTGCCCAGTTGCATGCCCTTGCCCTTCGGAGCATTCAATCTGCACTGATTAGCCGCCGACCACCACGTCTTGGTCCTCACCCAGCAACTTACTTGTTGAAGGTCTTGTTCTTCTCGGCTTCATACGAGTCGTACGTATCCGTTGGCGTCGGGCGAGTAGGGGGGGTGTAAGTCGGGTATACGGGCGTTCTGGGCATTCCACCACCGACACGGCCGGCTCGAGCCGACTCCTTGCGCTGCATCTCCAGCTGCTTGGCCTTTCGCTTGCGTTCCTCCGTCGCCTCCAACTCCTTGTTCTATAGTATACATTAGTAAGACGTTGTCAAGAGAACCGGAAAACAGAGTAACGGACTCGCGCAATGATCTCCTGGATCCGCTCCTCGTGACTCTCCATCTCGAGGAAGGTCTTGATCTGGCTGATGGTCAAGTTCTCACGGTAGCCGAGGGTAACGAGCTCATCGAAGGCGCTGAGAAGCTCGTAAGCATTCTTCAAGATCTCCCTCTCATCAAGGCTCTTGCATGTGCTGGTGACAACCTGCGCGAACAGGTGCAGGGAGTCGATGTCTTGAAGGATATTGGATTGGCGGTTGGTAATAAGCACCATGTAGAGCTCGTCCAACGGCTGATAGACGAATCGCACATTGTCTTGTTCGACGGTCGTGTGTTGGGTGCCGCTGTCTGCAAGCTTCGGAAAGGACGCGAGGAGGGCTTCGATGCGGGATCGTGGCATCTCCCTGAACTGGCGGGAGAGGACAGCTTTCCCGCCACGGGTACAAATCGATGCTGCGAGGACAACCTGTTCGAGTCAGCATCCTGTATCGACAATCTGCAATGAAAGATTAAGTAGCAAAAAGACGTCTCACCATTTCGAATAGAGTGTGGTGACAGTTTACGGGGCGAATTGGAGATGTAGGCAGGCTGTCGCAACTCGACTTCGAGGTCACCGGCCAAAGGGGGACCACATTGGGAGCTCGAATATTGAGGTCCGAATGTGTGAATCTGGCCAGTGCACGGGCCATTTCAACCTTACGTACAAAGGCAGAGGCTAGTCCTAACACAGTAAGGCGCAGGCTTCATCCAGAAGGCGCGTCTAATCGCGCTTACGGAAGGTAGAGGGGTGACACGCCTCACCTGGGCCTTTTTAAATTCCCAGCGCGCCTCATTCAACTCCACCTCGTTTGCTCTAGCCTCTGCCTGGATATATTCGCCATCTTTAGACTCTTTGTCCTACAGGttttccctccctttcccatGCCTCCAGAGTCCAGACACCCTTACTCAACGAAACCCGCGTCAAAGGCTCAGATATCCCAGTATTCTGGCTAAGCTTCTCAGGACCGTCCACTGTTCCCTGTCGCAACCAACTCAGTTTCGTTAGCGTCACCGGGCGAGCATCCGGATTCGCGACATCTGGATTCTCCAACCAGGCCAACAAGTGTCTCGATAGCCACAGCTGAGTCGAATCAGTCTATTCAGATTTAATTTTTCAACTTGTCGACAACAGAAGGGATGGCTATCGAAGCAGCCCCGCACCCGGGTCTTGAGACTCAGCAGCACGAGGAGTTTATCGATTACTCTGAAGACGATTCGGCAGCACCTGTCATCTCCTCCAAAGGCTCCAACAGCAACTCGTTCTCCTCCACCGTTAAATTCGTAGTCGATCCGTCAGAGAACCCAGAGGAATTGCTTTCAAACACAGACCACCAAAGTCAAGCTATCGACCTGCAGGTAGAAGCTGACTCTGAGGCCATATCCGTGATCGCCGACACACACTttgatggcgacggcgcggactTCTTCGACGCAGATGACACCGAAGCTGCCAACCAGCTCGATGCTACGGAAACCGATGGTGGTTATTTTGATGACACCGAAAACCCTGGCGAGGCCAAGGTTACGGAACATGAGGGTATTGACATGAACGAAAATGAAATCAGCTGGGAGGATGGACCGAGCAATGAGCAAGACGCAGAGAAAGATAACAGCAACAAAAACAACGACATCGCCAAGCCTATCAATGACGACTGGCAGCTAGTTGGCGAAGGAGAACACGCCGTACACGATGCCACAAACTCCAACGAGGACGTTTCCGACCACGGGGAAGCGGAGAGCCATGAGACTGACCACGCACTAGAGGTCCATTCCAATGCATCTGGAAATCTTGCTGAAGAAACAGAAGCAACGTCTGGTGTCAACGTTGATCCTGTCTCGGGGGGAGAACAAGCGGCCGGAAGCTATGATTCGAAGGCGGATGGCGATGTGAACGAGATAGAATATCCCGAAGACCAGGACATCGACAACTCCGTCGATGCCTCTCAAGACGGTCACGACGCCCGGGCCGATGGTCAGAATGCTATCCAGGAGGGCCTTGGCAACGCTGCCAGCAAACAAGTAGACGCCGAGGATCATGTCATGGGCGAAGACTTTGAATCACAGCTCGAACAAGTGATCGAAGGCAGCATAGCAGAGACTGATGGTGTCAACGAAGAACATCACGATAGCGAGGTTGCCGATGTTCCAGTCTACGCCGCACCAGACGAAGAGACGTCAGACCGCGAGCATGTGGTATATGATGATGAAATGCTTGCCGATGCACGGTCTTCAGTTTCAGCAGAGACGCCGTCTAATGAGGACATGGATATACCTGTTATCACAGTCTCATACAAGGGCATCGACTATCCCTTCTTTTACGGCGCGCCGGATAGCGAGGGCAAGGAATGCTTCTTCAATGACCTTTCCCTTTTGCACTGCAAAATGGAAGGAGTATTGGCTGGCTTCCGTCGAGAACTTGCCAGCGAACTCGGTCCACTTGACGAGCTTGTGTTTCAAATCGACGAGCTCGGACTTGAGTTTGCCGAAGTAAGTTTTTATCCCCTGAAAGTGAAAGCTCTTCTGACCAGCTCAAAGTCTACCCAGTCAGATGTCTTTTCCGACATCACATTGGGACAGATCATATCTGTTTTTGACTCGTTGGTCAAGAACCAGAACCCTGACGCATCGAAGCCACTCTACGCGTATCTTTCAACTCGGCCGAACTGCAAGAAACGATGGCTCTCTCTCGTCGATGATGCTTACAATGGCAAGGGTCTTGATGAAATCAGTTTTTACTTCGCATCCAGGGCGCAGAGCGAAGCTCCTGAAATCATTGATGACGATGAACCTGACCTGattggagaagaagacaatGCCGATGCTGCTGCATGGCCACAGTCCCCTGGCGAGAGCGAGCACGGTGACCAagacgatgtcgaggtcCAGCGTGAAAGTGCTGAGATCAACGAGGAGACCAACGACGATAAcgatgttggcgatggcaTCGCCGTAGACGATGGCCTGCAGCCGCAAGGCGCTGTTGACAAGCATACCCTCGAGCCAGATGCAAGTGCTGCAGAAGATGTGGACGCCGAAGCGACAATGGTCGACACTGAAGTTTCTCTCATGGATGATTCTGCCACAGCCGAGGCTGTTCTTACTGTTGAAGCCGCCGAAGTGGCAGACGTGGCGGAGGACCAGCAGCCTCAGCATCACGAGGAGAATGGTAATACCGACTGTTTTTTATCAACTCCTTGTTTTCGCCCCAATTTTTGTCTCTGCATCACTTGCGCTTCGAGCTTCAATGCGGACCAGATGGTGGAAGAAGACAGTCTGCGATACGAATCTATGGTGCAGATGATCAGAAAGTCTGCTCAACGACAAATGGACTTTGTACTCGATTATTCGCATCTAGACGTTTCCAGGGGGCATTGTACCAGAGTAGCCCCTCGTCACTTGCATTCTCATTCTGATGTTAGCATGGCTTTTTCATCAACCACGGACGCTGACATTACACTCCAAGCTCTAGAAGTCGATATATCCAACCCACTGGTGTGGGATGCGGAGGAAGCCGATGCGTTTACTACTGCTGAAGACACTCAGCCCTTCCTAAATGATGAGGACCTCATGCAAAACCTGAACCAGATCGCCGAAGGCGTCGATGGGATTTCAGCAGACAAGGTAACCCCCAATACCAGTGCCACATCGACTCTgaacggcgacgaagaggtcAACTACGATAATGAGCTTGATATCAATGCCGACCTTCCTGAAGACGAGATTGATGCCCCTGAGGTGCCTACCCAGGACGACGAACTGGCAGAGATCGATTGGAGGGAGTTCCCTGGACAAGACGATGGTGTCGCGAAGTCTCCTTCGATCTCTAGCAAACGCCCGAGATCGGATGTGGACGATGTGCTGGATGACGAAGCCCAGAAAGGTATGCTCTCGTTTCCCAATCATGCAAAGTATGCCGTACTAATCGTGCTATAGACGTCAAGCGTCGTCGGTCTTAGGCTTCGGGCATCCTTCCAACTAACCCTTGAGGCATTTTGGCCGATACAGCTCGATTTCGGGTCTACTGGACTTTTGGTCCCAGACGTTCGCCATCTTGCCAAACCCGGATATTCTAGTGCGACACTGCGACTACGGAAGTGTTCCACGTCAGGGCATCGCATCTGATTCAAAGAGCTTGTCGCTTGGGTCAACAAATGTGACCATCAAGGTAGGCTTCCGAAATGATTTCTTACTGACTTGCAGCTTTTCCACCGAACAACCACCAACCAGGCGGCGACCTGGCGTACTGAATGGACAACACATTCCTGATGCAGTTTCTACCAATTCTCCTCGATACCCCGTCTATTATCTTGCATGTTGGTGGAATTTTGGCGTACAAAGGGGTTGAAACGTGATGGGATAGCCCATTCGGCTCGGTCAATGTTTCTTGTACAAGTCGTTTGGGGAAAGGACATaacgaagccgaggaggcctGCAGCTAGGTGAAGTATGAAGTCTTTCCGCATCAAGACGCAGACATGACCACCACCTAGGTTTCCTTAGGACATCTAGTTGAAGATTGGTCGTTTGTTTCGGAAATGAGCTCGTGGAGGGAGGTATGTCGATGATGCCATATTTCACCGAGCTGATGCGTAGAGCCCCTCGAGAACAACGGCCTACACCAGGAAAATCATCATTTATTGAAGAAAAAGCATTCACTCAATGACTGCCACGGCGTGACTATGTGAAGTTGAACGTAACGACTCGCAAGTCAATCGGGTGAAAGTAAACAGCTCATCATGAAGCCTCATCTGCTTGCTTGTTCCTGGCTATTGCGTGAAATGAATGACTATTCAGCTCTGTGAGATGTCGACGAATGGACGGTTGAGCCCGTCAAACAGCATCTGTTTTGATGCCTTGATAGGATGGTGGTCGATGCCATTCAGAGTTGGACGTGGCCTGAGCAGACGCTGCAGGGCGGCGTCGCATGCACTTGAAACCCACCACGGATGCATTCATTCCATCGCAGTTTGTTCCGGTCTTTTTCATCCCATGTTGGGTCTGTTATAGTTCGTGGTTAGAACGGATCAAGGACGCAGACTAGTATGGCGGGCATAAAGATTGGAACACTGCGAAGAAGAGGGTTATTCAAGCTCGGGCTCTTTCCCCCCATCGGTACTCGCCCACCTGTGTGAGCAAAGCGAAGCACGACGGTTTCGTCATGCCGGTAAAACAAAGAGGTGGGCGACGGACTTGCACACTTCCATCGCTGATAGATCTcaacccccccacccccctccctttccatAATCAAGGGGATTGATGGGTAGGTTATCTAGATATGTTGATCGAATGCTTTAAAGAAACAGATAtgtttttattttatatTATTTGTATTTTTTCTATTGGCAATGCTTAATTGTAGTGTGAGGTAAACTCTCGAGAACAACCTTCGTAGAAGTGTCTTCTGCTCCCCACCTGATTCGGGAGAGAGATCCGGGGGAAGAATATGTTGTGACGCCTGGGCATAAGGCATGGGGCACGGGGTGTAGGAAACCCTAGTCATGTTTCGGAGCTGCAATTGGCAGAGACGGTGCTGGTCACGAGTTACGGCAGAGTATCGCGCCTCAGCATTCCTCTGTCGTGGCATTCTCAGTTGAAAATGCGGTAAGGGAAACTCACTGGGGTGCGACAGAGGGATCTGGGCGGCCAGTGAATGGTGTAGTGGCACCGGGTCGGCGAAGCGGGCGCGGGATGCTCCCGTCTGCGGGTGACGACGACTTTCACAACGAGAAGATGTACTTCAGCTGTGGCTGTGCATGGGATTTTAATAATAGGAGACGGCCGTTCGTGTCGTGTCAAGTCCCGAGAGGCAGCACTGAGAGAAATAATAGAGGCCAGCGAATTCGGCCAGTGTCATTTCGTAATGAACCTGTTTCAACGGGACCCCACATGGGCTGTGAGAGAAAAATAGAAATGCCGATTTCCCTCTCTGTTGGATCGGATCTTCGTATGGAGATTTacaggggaaggggggcaaTTAAAGCACTGACCAGACCCGAGTGACCGAAAAGGGCCACACATCCgcctttttttccctctttcttcACCCCAGTTCCAGTGCCCTCTCTTTGTCCCTGTTTCCACGGGGAAGCGGCGCTGCACTGTCGAACCATGAGTGGGCGGCTGGCATGTGTGCCGACAGTCCACCCTGAGGAATTGGCCATCGCTGATTCACACCCAGCCTCTGATGAATGCGGCTCAGGGGGTTTCTGGGCGGCATGACAAGGGAAAAGTCCAGCATGACAGCACGCCCGAGCGCCCCCCTCACCGTCCTGGACAGAGTCTGACACTCCTTGAGTTCTGGAGAGCGCAGTTGAACCACCCCCCTGCGGAGTGAAGAACGGAACATCCCACATCGAATCCCCTTAGGCGCCCTCCCCCCTGTCGGGGTTGAGCCTGTTCCGAACCCCCTACCTCTACGATGACCTCAGCACCGGCGCGGCCGTTCTTGCATACCTATACCTAATAGAGGGCAAAATGAAGAAGATCATGAGATGATGGAGTGTAAGAGTCGCATGGCAGatgaaaaggggggggggggggttggtggGAGTTTTGAACAGATGAGCATGGTTAAATGGTCCAGACGGAGACGGGAGAatgaaaagaagaagaaaggtcACCAAAGTCTAAGAGACTTGGCTTGGCGTCCCTGCAGAGTGTCATGAAATCGCCTTCGGACCAAAATCGCATACGAGGAACGTTCTATCCTACTGATCCCGCCCGTCACGCAGCCATTCGGAGTTACTGGAGCTTGACATGCACATGCATACAAACTCTGTACAAAATCCAACAGCGTCCTTGCGATTTCAACCCTCGTCTGCCCAGGTTCACAAGAATATATAACCTCACAGCATCACGTCCATTGCCCACCCTCGCGACCTCGCTCCCCACCAGAAGGCGGCTGAGCATTGGTACCTATTCGTACTTTGCTCCTCCAAAGTGGACAATCTGGCCAggtctctctctgtctttccCACCTCTAGCGCCTACTTCCCCGTCTTGTCGGCTTCAGCCCCCCTCGACCCTCCCGTCCGGTCGATACTCGATAGAGGCAGGTTGTATCCACCCGCACTCAACAAGTCTGGCGCCGCGGCCAAGTTCCCGTTTGTGCAGAGACGGACCACGACGGGACCTATCGCAGGCCGTCCGTATTTCCAGGGACGATTCTGGGTTTTCTCCGACACCTGGCTCTTCCGCACTGTTCTGTTCTCTTGAGTCTGTCGCCGTTCAGCCCACCAACCTCGCTCATAGTGCAAAAGAACGAACCCGGAAAAACGATCGCGTACCCTGCAAGGACAAGGTTCCTTTACCTCATTACGTACCTGTCCTATTTCCAGTGCAAGGAAGGGGCAGCTTGGCGGGTGACTTTCTTCAGACTGCAGGGCACCTCTCCAGCCCTCTCCCCAGGGGCCTCTGAAACTCAAACCTGTCCCTATCTGGCTGGTTGGCATTCCTCCACCACGCCAATACCCACTACGTGAACCACCTTTTCTGTTACTCTACTGGACCACATTGCACTCACAGCACACTACCAACACCACCAGTCCCCGACTCCCTCCTTGCCTCACACGCACACaccactctctctcacactcGTACCGCCTTGCGCCATCTAACTTAGTGTGTACCGAGAATCCTGTACCGTGCCGCACGAGTAAACCTGGATAGGTACCAGATCTCTCTGGTTCCAAATCTGTCACGCTACGTACCGCCCTCGCAGTTTTATCTGCAAAATCCCACGAAACACCCTACCTCTCCTTTCGGCCTCCCACTTGCGCCAACCCACCACTCTCGACCCCGTCACTCGTACACCAACCGCGACGAACTCCTTCTACTTTGCCGCCGACTCCGACCTCGACCCCCGACCCGACAGCGAAgagacgacggccgccttcATCACCACGACTACCATCATTCCCGATCCTAGCTCTTACAGCTACGACAGCCAGAGTCCTTCCTGGCCCATCTTTCCATGTGTCGCTGCTGACGAGGTCCGACCATCACTCCAATCGCTCTACCTCGCCCGGCGCGAGCCTCGCAAGCTCCTCTTCACGGGATACGACATTCTCTACCGCGACCGTCTCACCACGGCGCACACGTATAACAAGCACCGACACTCCTTTTACCCTTCATCGCAGTCGGCGCATTCACATTCGACAAGATGATGCTGGACGAGAAGTACGTCTGCGACCCTGTTGGCATTCCGATCGCCATCCAGATCAGACGCCGATTCGTACATCTGGCCTTGAGACCCCCCCTTTCGCTGACAGTCAACCAGATATATTGGCCTGGGCCTTGCGATGGCGTCCAGCTTAGCCATTGGTACGCATACGTATCTCCGCAAATCTTCAAAGACCCATCACTAACCGTGTCGCCTTATAGGTATCAGTTTCGTTGTCACGAAAAAGGTACGCGATTCCTGACTGTCGTTGTCGCCCTGGCACCGCCCTCGATTGCGTTTACGAAATACCGAGGCTAACCCTCGAATACAGGGTCTCTTGCAAGCAGAAGAACGCCATGGCTTCGAAGGCGACGGTTACGTTTACCTGAAGAGTCCAGTATGGTGGGCTGGTATTTCGACCTGTGAGTTTTTATCGGTTCTCGAACGACGCCGACACCTCGCTAACACGAGATCAGTGGTCCTTGGAGAAGTCTGCAACTTCGCCGCCTATGCATTTGCGCCCGCCATCCTTGTTACTCCTCTCGGAGCCTTGTCCGTCCTCATTGGGGCTGTTTTGGGATCATATTTCTTAAAGGAAGAGCTCGGCGTTCTGGGTCGCCTAGGTAGTGCGATCTGTCTtatcggcgccgtcatcattGTTCTCCATGCGCCCCCAGACGAAGACATCAAGACCATCGACCAGATCCTGCATTACGCCATACAGCCTGGTATGTATATGATTCCGGTGGTATACCGCCACCGACAACTAACAGCATGCCAGGCTTCTTGTTGTACGCGTTTGTCGTCACTGCCTTCGCCGTCTTCATGATCTACAAGGTTGCGCCGGTTCACGGACGGAAGAACCCCATCATCTATCTCTCCATCTGTTCGACCGT
The genomic region above belongs to Colletotrichum higginsianum IMI 349063 chromosome 2, whole genome shotgun sequence and contains:
- a CDS encoding Adaptor complexes medium subunit family protein, translating into MVVLAASICTRGGKAVLSRQFREMPRSRIEALLASFPKLADSGTQHTTVEQDNVRFVYQPLDELYMVLITNRQSNILQDIDSLHLFAQVVTSTCKSLDEREILKNAYELLSAFDELVTLGYRENLTISQIKTFLEMESHEERIQEIIARNKELEATEERKRKAKQLEMQRKESARAGRVGGGMPRTPVYPTYTPPTRPTPTDTYDSYEAEKNKTFNKLNAPKGKGMQLGKKSKTTDMFERVRGEMGAEVDDTPLVTPSPAHVPEPAAEPRVSSTLDRDAIHVVVNEAISAKLSREGAINSLAIVGDLSLRISDPSLTKVKLNLTANASHGAQFRTHPNVDKNLFNSSKVIQMSNTARGFPTNQSVGVLRWRATAKADDASACPITFTVWINKDADKYNMTVEYELTGGDTLKDVSVIIPYQASEPVVSSFDASYEVSGDSLEWNIGTVSEENPTGSFEFEAETNDENDFFPMTVRFSKTSPFIDVDVSTVSLLEEDEEVTFSKEVKSNADNFLIE
- a CDS encoding Conserved glutamic acid-rich protein, whose protein sequence is MAIEAAPHPGLETQQHEEFIDYSEDDSAAPVISSKGSNSNSFSSTVKFVVDPSENPEELLSNTDHQSQAIDLQVEADSEAISVIADTHFDGDGADFFDADDTEAANQLDATETDGGYFDDTENPGEAKVTEHEGIDMNENEISWEDGPSNEQDAEKDNSNKNNDIAKPINDDWQLVGEGEHAVHDATNSNEDVSDHGEAESHETDHALEVHSNASGNLAEETEATSGVNVDPVSGGEQAAGSYDSKADGDVNEIEYPEDQDIDNSVDASQDGHDARADGQNAIQEGLGNAASKQVDAEDHVMGEDFESQLEQVIEGSIAETDGVNEEHHDSEVADVPVYAAPDEETSDREHVVYDDEMLADARSSVSAETPSNEDMDIPVITVSYKGIDYPFFYGAPDSEGKECFFNDLSLLHCKMEGVLAGFRRELASELGPLDELVFQIDELGLEFAESTQSDVFSDITLGQIISVFDSLVKNQNPDASKPLYAYLSTRPNCKKRWLSLVDDAYNGKGLDEISFYFASRAQSEAPEIIDDDEPDLIGEEDNADAAAWPQSPGESEHGDQDDVEVQRESAEINEETNDDNDVGDGIAVDDGLQPQGAVDKHTLEPDASAAEDVDAEATMVDTEVSLMDDSATAEAVLTVEAAEVADVAEDQQPQHHEENGNTDCFLSTPCFRPNFCLCITCASSFNADQMVEEDSLRYESMVQMIRKSAQRQMDFVLDYSHLDVSRGHCTRVAPRHLHSHSDVSMAFSSTTDADITLQALEVDISNPLVWDAEEADAFTTAEDTQPFLNDEDLMQNLNQIAEGVDGISADKVTPNTSATSTLNGDEEVNYDNELDINADLPEDEIDAPEVPTQDDELAEIDWREFPGQDDGVAKSPSISSKRPRSDVDDVLDDEAQKDVKRRRS